Proteins co-encoded in one Methanofastidiosum sp. genomic window:
- a CDS encoding TIGR00341 family protein, whose product MKKVIIRIRKEELEKILPIISKKHHYIREGDELYIVTLILPNFELDEIMDNLNKNINFRHKKNLIEVYSPDFVVSPTLNKLEEKKSHTEKEVIEKLISNTTPYLRFDINKLAMVSIAGLIALAGLFMNNVAIIIGAMLLSPLLGPIYAFAINSAVGKTKDVIKSFVNLLAMLGAVIIFSSAFTLILFIINDPILTEEILTRIEPNYIYVFISFALGFASMLALTKGISESIAGVAIAAALVPPAAVSGIFLIISPVKFIGPLTIVFQNIFGLMVGSLFGAILLDVGPREYYKKSLSKKIITRVFVILFLLVIALIVLTI is encoded by the coding sequence ATGAAGAAAGTCATTATAAGAATTAGAAAAGAAGAATTAGAAAAAATCTTACCAATTATATCCAAAAAACACCATTACATAAGAGAAGGCGATGAATTATATATAGTAACTCTCATTCTACCAAATTTTGAACTTGATGAAATTATGGACAATTTAAATAAAAATATTAATTTTAGGCATAAAAAAAATTTAATAGAAGTATACTCTCCTGATTTTGTTGTTTCACCAACTTTGAATAAACTAGAAGAAAAGAAGTCACACACGGAAAAGGAAGTTATTGAAAAATTGATATCTAACACTACACCTTATCTAAGATTTGACATAAATAAATTGGCTATGGTTTCTATTGCAGGATTAATTGCATTAGCTGGACTTTTCATGAATAACGTGGCTATAATCATAGGTGCAATGTTACTCTCTCCTCTACTTGGCCCAATTTATGCATTTGCTATTAATTCGGCAGTAGGAAAAACAAAAGATGTAATTAAAAGTTTTGTAAATCTATTGGCGATGTTAGGTGCAGTTATAATTTTTTCTTCTGCTTTTACATTAATTTTATTTATTATTAATGATCCTATTTTGACCGAAGAAATTCTAACGCGAATTGAACCTAATTATATTTACGTATTTATTTCATTTGCACTAGGATTTGCATCTATGTTAGCACTTACAAAAGGAATATCTGAGAGCATCGCGGGCGTGGCAATTGCAGCTGCGCTTGTACCGCCGGCAGCAGTTAGCGGAATTTTCTTAATTATTTCCCCAGTTAAATTTATTGGACCTCTTACCATCGTATTTCAAAATATCTTTGGATTAATGGTGGGAAGCTTATTTGGCGCAATACTATTGGATGTAGGCCCAAGAGAATACTATAAAAAATCACTTTCTAAAAAAATTATAACAA